The Penaeus chinensis breed Huanghai No. 1 chromosome 39, ASM1920278v2, whole genome shotgun sequence genome has a segment encoding these proteins:
- the LOC125046914 gene encoding gamma-butyrobetaine dioxygenase-like, giving the protein MTGTSDLPLCQSIVTADSRGWKPRILWGNNSSSNRRKKRKEVAEEEEDEESEEKKRKSPEASREQDELDSPGGAGPGDAASTPAGRGGHLPALFSLVCTICAVLGGACRGTGAPPPPPRPQRRPLLPDCPSPPLHGGRGDAGRERPLTCGGPGLQQPRLWRSPRGTTALRVQFGDGSSHDFPSCWLRDNCPCDLCYDHKSFTRRLVLDDWDQDDYPAHVEVLAPEVRLTWKSGHESLFHGRWLQDRAFAESSRRRQRAFAALAKDLWGPGFTVDAFEFEELMEDEATLLKWLVSLEKKGITLIKNTPQEPKACFNIVNKVGFVKPTHYGMHYPIRNKVGANSLAYTDSRLGMHNDLPYYHHVPGIIFLHCLIQFEGAGGENDLADGFYVAEHLKRNHPREYRLLTETPVYFWNKGSALVAQETTEFHKLLNIPLIVEDRAGRVVRVNNSQLRASHLDLPPETVSDWYRALRLYNEVMGRLAIRLKLNDGETLVMDNTRLLHGRTAYEGGKGERYMDQTYLDWDEALSTRRVLQERLRAHAE; this is encoded by the exons ATAGTGACTGCTGATAGTAGAG GTTGGAAGCCTCGAATTCTGTGGGGgaataacagcagcagtaataggagaaagaaaagaaaagaagtagcagaagaagaagaagacgaagagagtgaggagaagaagaggaagtctcCGGAGGCTTCGAGGGAACAGGATGAGCTTGACTCGCCTGGCGGTGCGGGGCCGGGTGACGCGGCCTCGACGCCTGCGGGCCGCGGAGGTCATCTTCCAGCTCTCTTTTCCCTTGTCtgcaccatat GTGCAGTCCTCGGTGGCGCCTGCAGGGGGACAGGcgcacctccgcctcctccgcgcCCCCAACGTCGCCCCCTCCTTCCCGACTGCCCCTCGCCTCCTCTGCACGGCGGCCGCGGGGACGCCGGAAGGGAAAGACCACTCACTTG CGGCGGCCCTGGCCTTCAGCAGCCGAGGTTGTGGAGGTCTCCCCGGGGAACGACGGCCCTGCGGGTCCAGTTCGGCGACGGGAGCAGCCACGACTTCCCTTCCTGCTGGCTCAGGGACAACTGCCCGTGCGACCTCTGCTACGACCACAAGTCCTTCACGAGGAGGCTTGTGCTCGACGACTGGGACCAAGATGACTATCCTGCCCATGTGGAG GTGCTGGCCCCTGAAGTGCGGCTGACGTGGAAGAGCGGCCACGAGAGCCTCTTCCACGGGCGCTGGCTCCAGGACCGCGCCTTCGCCGAGTCTTCCCGCAGGAGACAGAGGGCCTTCGCCGCTCTCGCCAAG GACCTGTGGGGACCAGGCTTTACCGTGGATGCCTTTGAGTTTGAGGAGCTGATGGAGGATGAAGCTACGCTCCTGAAGTGGCTGGTCAGCTTGGAGAAGAAGGGCATCACCTTGATCAAGAACACGCCTCAAGAGCCCAAAGCTTGCTTCAACATCGTCAATAAAGTTGGCTTCGTTAAGCCCACGCATTACGG GATGCATTACCCCATCAGGAACAAAGTCGGGGCAAACAGCCTGGCCTACACAGACTCAAGGTTGGGCATGCATAACGACCTCCCTTACTACCATCACGTGCCAGGG ATCATCTTCCTGCACTGCCTGATCCAGTTCGAGGGCGCGGGAGGCGAGAACGACCTGGCCGACGGCTTCTACGTGGCGGAGCACCTGAAGCGGAACCACCCGCGCGAGTACCGCCTCCTCACCGAGACGCCCGTCTACTTCTGGAACAAAGGCTCGGCGCTCGTGGCTCAGGAAACCACGGAGTTCCACAAGCTGCTCAACATCCCGCTCATTGT CGAAGATCGGGCCGGCCGGGTGGTGCGCGTCAACAATTCTCAGCTGAGGGCCTCGCACCTGGACCTGCCCCCCGAGACGGTCAGTGACTGGTACCGCGCCCTTCGCCTCTACAACGAAGTCATGGGGCGACTCGCTATCAGGCTCAAGCTCAACGATG GTGAGACGCTGGTCATGGACAACACTCGGCTGCTGCACGGGCGCACGGCctacgagggggggaagggggagcgctACATGGATCAGACCTACCTGGACTGGGACGAGGCACTCTCCACGCGAAGGGTCCTGCAGGAGAGACTCCGGGCCCACGCGGAGTAG